In a single window of the Pseudomonas oryzihabitans genome:
- the ftsA gene encoding cell division protein FtsA, with amino-acid sequence MASVQSGKMIVGLDIGTSKVVALVGEVSSDGQIEIVGIGTHPSRGLKKGVVVNIESTVASIQRAIEEAQLMAGCRIHSAFVGIAGNHIRSLNSHGIVAIRDREVSPADIERVLDAAQAVAIPADQRVLHTLAQDYVIDNQEGVREPLGMSGVRLEAKVHVVTCAVNAAQNIEKCVRRCGLEVDDIILEQLASAYSVLTDDEKELGVCLVDIGGGTTDIAIFTEGAIRHTAVIPIAGDQVTNDIAMALRTPTQYAEEIKIRYACALAKLAGPGETIKVPSVGDRPPRELSRQALAEVVEPRYDELFTLVQAELRRSGYEDLIPAGIVLTGGTAKMEGAVELAEEIFHMPVRLGVPQTVKGLTDVISNPIYSTGVGLLLYGLQKQTDPLPVVSGGYSSETKSTVLERMKRWVQGNL; translated from the coding sequence ATGGCAAGCGTGCAAAGCGGCAAGATGATCGTCGGCCTCGACATCGGCACTTCCAAGGTCGTGGCTCTGGTCGGCGAGGTGTCTTCCGATGGTCAGATCGAGATCGTCGGAATCGGCACCCATCCGTCGCGCGGGCTCAAGAAAGGCGTGGTGGTCAACATCGAATCCACCGTCGCCTCCATCCAGCGGGCCATCGAAGAAGCCCAGCTGATGGCCGGTTGCCGAATCCATTCGGCCTTCGTCGGCATTGCCGGCAATCACATCCGCAGTCTGAATTCCCACGGCATCGTGGCGATCCGCGACCGTGAAGTGAGCCCCGCCGACATCGAGCGGGTACTCGATGCCGCCCAGGCGGTGGCCATTCCTGCCGATCAGCGCGTGCTGCACACCCTGGCCCAGGACTATGTGATCGACAACCAGGAAGGCGTGCGTGAGCCCCTGGGCATGTCTGGCGTCCGACTGGAAGCCAAGGTCCATGTGGTGACCTGCGCCGTCAATGCCGCGCAGAACATCGAGAAGTGCGTACGGCGCTGCGGACTGGAAGTTGACGACATCATTCTGGAGCAGCTGGCTTCGGCTTATTCGGTGCTGACAGATGATGAAAAGGAATTGGGCGTTTGCCTGGTGGACATCGGTGGCGGCACTACCGATATTGCCATCTTTACCGAAGGCGCCATCCGCCATACGGCGGTGATACCTATTGCTGGCGACCAAGTCACAAATGACATCGCCATGGCCTTGAGAACCCCGACGCAATATGCCGAAGAAATCAAGATTCGGTATGCTTGTGCCCTGGCAAAGCTGGCTGGCCCGGGTGAAACCATCAAGGTCCCCAGCGTGGGTGATCGTCCGCCGCGAGAATTGTCGCGTCAGGCCCTCGCGGAAGTGGTCGAGCCCCGTTACGATGAGCTATTCACACTGGTGCAAGCGGAACTGCGCCGCAGTGGTTACGAGGATCTGATCCCCGCAGGGATCGTACTCACCGGTGGTACCGCGAAGATGGAAGGCGCGGTCGAACTGGCGGAAGAGATTTTCCATATGCCGGTACGCCTGGGGGTGCCCCAGACGGTCAAGGGTCTGACTGATGTAATCAGCAACCCGATCTATTCCACAGGCGTCGGCCTGTTGCTCTATGGTCTGCAAAAGCAGACCGATCCCCTGCCGGTTGTTTCTGGCGGATATAGCAGCGAAACCAAATCCACAGTCCTGGAACGCATGAAGCGTTGGGTCCAGGGCAACTTGTAA
- a CDS encoding cell division protein FtsQ/DivIB translates to MVATLRHNQPGFGRSRNVEQRGASRLVAEEPLSTRLPRPSLGLLKRILWPFLLLGLGFGTYEGAQKLLPYADRPIAKVSVKGDLSYISQGAVQQRIAPFVGTTFFQVDLADMRHELETMPWIAHAEVRRVWPDEISIRLEEQMPIARWGDEALLNNQGEAFAPQDLANYDNLPRLYGPKRAQQQVMQQYQMFSQMLRPLGYTVARLEMQERGSWYLTTGQGLELVFGRDQLVEKMRRFMRLYDQVLKAQMDNIARIDLRYPNGLAVAWRDPAIAATPVTEPAKH, encoded by the coding sequence TTGGTCGCCACCCTACGTCACAACCAGCCCGGCTTTGGCCGTTCGCGCAATGTCGAGCAGCGGGGCGCCAGTCGCCTGGTCGCCGAAGAGCCGCTGTCGACGCGCCTGCCGCGCCCAAGCCTGGGCCTGCTCAAGCGCATCCTCTGGCCGTTCCTGCTGCTGGGATTGGGCTTTGGCACCTACGAAGGGGCCCAGAAGCTGCTGCCTTATGCCGACCGGCCAATCGCCAAGGTCAGCGTCAAGGGCGATCTGTCCTATATCAGTCAGGGAGCGGTGCAGCAGCGCATCGCTCCCTTCGTGGGTACCACCTTCTTCCAGGTCGACCTGGCCGACATGCGCCACGAACTGGAAACCATGCCCTGGATCGCCCATGCCGAGGTGCGTCGGGTCTGGCCTGACGAGATCAGCATCCGCCTGGAAGAGCAGATGCCCATCGCCCGTTGGGGTGACGAGGCGCTGCTGAATAACCAGGGTGAGGCTTTTGCCCCACAGGATCTGGCCAACTATGACAATCTACCGCGACTGTATGGCCCCAAACGGGCCCAGCAGCAAGTGATGCAGCAGTACCAGATGTTCAGCCAGATGCTCCGGCCGCTCGGTTACACCGTGGCACGCCTGGAAATGCAGGAGCGCGGCAGCTGGTACCTCACCACTGGTCAGGGCCTGGAACTGGTGTTCGGCCGCGACCAGCTGGTGGAAAAGATGCGGCGCTTCATGCGCCTGTACGATCAGGTGCTCAAGGCACAGATGGACAATATCGCGCGGATCGATCTGCGTTATCCGAACGGTCTGGCCGTGGCCTGGCGTGATCCCGCTATCGCTGCCACCCCCGTGACCGAACCGGCCAAGCATTGA
- the murC gene encoding UDP-N-acetylmuramate--L-alanine ligase: MRSIRRIHFVGIGGVGMCGIAEVLLNLGYEVSGSDLKESAVTARLQQFGARIYIGHRAENLDQVDVLVVSSAINRSNPEVSAALEQRIPVVPRAEMLAELMRYRHGIAVAGTHGKTTTTSLIASVFAAEGLDPTFVIGGRLNAAGTNAQLGTSRYLVAEADESDASFLHLQPMVAVVTNIDADHMSTYEGDFNRLKRTFVDFLHNLPFYGLAVLCVDDPVVREIIPQVARPTVTYGTAEDADVRAVDIRQEGMRTYFTVLREGRAPLAVSVNMPGVHNVLNALATIAIATDEGVSDEAILNGLSGFQGVGRRFQVYGELPVAGGSVMLVDDYGHHPREVAAVIKAVRGGWPERRLVMVYQPHRFSRTRDLYEDFVQVLADANVLLLMEVYPAGEEPIPGADSRQLCHSIRQRGQLDPIYVERGSNIAPLVKPLLRPGDILLCQGAGDIGALAPQLLNHPLFATAATAGSSA, translated from the coding sequence ATGCGCAGCATTCGGCGCATCCATTTCGTCGGTATCGGTGGCGTCGGCATGTGCGGTATCGCCGAGGTGCTGCTGAATCTGGGTTACGAAGTCTCGGGCTCCGACCTCAAGGAGTCCGCGGTCACGGCACGCCTGCAGCAGTTCGGTGCGCGCATCTATATCGGCCATCGCGCGGAAAACCTGGATCAGGTCGACGTTCTGGTGGTGTCCAGCGCCATCAACAGATCCAATCCCGAGGTGTCCGCTGCCCTCGAACAGCGCATTCCCGTGGTGCCTCGCGCCGAGATGCTCGCCGAGCTGATGCGCTATCGTCATGGCATCGCCGTCGCCGGCACCCATGGCAAGACCACCACCACCAGCCTGATCGCCTCGGTGTTCGCCGCCGAGGGTCTGGATCCCACCTTCGTCATCGGGGGACGTCTGAACGCCGCCGGCACCAACGCCCAGCTCGGCACCAGCCGTTATCTGGTCGCCGAGGCCGATGAGAGCGACGCCAGCTTCCTGCACCTGCAGCCCATGGTCGCCGTGGTCACCAACATCGACGCCGACCACATGAGCACCTACGAAGGTGACTTCAATCGGCTCAAGCGCACCTTCGTCGATTTCCTGCACAACCTGCCGTTCTATGGCCTGGCCGTGCTCTGCGTCGACGACCCGGTGGTGCGCGAGATCATTCCCCAGGTCGCTCGTCCCACCGTCACCTACGGCACCGCCGAAGACGCCGACGTACGCGCCGTGGATATCCGCCAGGAAGGCATGCGCACCTATTTCACCGTCCTACGTGAGGGGCGTGCACCGCTGGCGGTCTCGGTCAACATGCCGGGCGTGCACAATGTGCTCAACGCCCTGGCCACCATCGCCATTGCCACCGACGAAGGCGTCAGCGACGAGGCCATCCTCAATGGTCTGTCCGGCTTCCAAGGGGTCGGGCGGCGCTTCCAGGTCTACGGCGAACTGCCGGTCGCTGGCGGCAGCGTCATGCTGGTCGACGACTACGGTCACCACCCGCGTGAAGTCGCCGCGGTGATCAAGGCCGTACGCGGTGGCTGGCCCGAGCGCCGGCTGGTGATGGTCTATCAGCCGCACCGTTTCAGCCGCACCCGCGATCTCTACGAGGACTTCGTCCAGGTCCTGGCCGATGCCAACGTCCTGCTGCTGATGGAAGTCTATCCGGCCGGCGAAGAGCCGATCCCCGGGGCGGACAGCCGTCAGCTCTGCCATAGCATTCGCCAGCGCGGCCAGCTCGATCCGATCTATGTGGAGCGTGGCAGCAACATCGCCCCGCTGGTCAAACCGCTGCTGCGCCCAGGCGACATCCTGCTGTGCCAGGGCGCGGGCGACATCGGTGCGCTGGCGCCGCAACTGCTCAACCACCCGCTGTTCGCCACCGCCGCGACCGCTGGGAGCTCGGCATGA
- the murG gene encoding undecaprenyldiphospho-muramoylpentapeptide beta-N-acetylglucosaminyltransferase, translating to MSANVLIMAGGTGGHVFPALACAREFEARGYTVHWLGTPRGIENDVVPKAGITLHHIPVTGLRGKGMRSLVKAPLQLSGALMQAIGLMRRLKPICVLGLGGFVTGPGGLAAKLCNIPLVIHEQNAHAGTANRLLVPLAARVCEGFADTFPASAKRLSTGNPVRAELFAPVTRAPLDERAANLLVLGGSLGAEPLNKLLPEALAQLPAGLRPNVRHQAGRQHAEVTAERYANAAVEADVQPFIADMAAAYAWADLVICRAGALTVAELTATGLPALLIPLPHAIDDHQTSNARFLERAGAGVVLPQHSTRPADLAAQLTEVLMHPERLADMAASSRALAKPDATRAVVDACLEVARG from the coding sequence ATGTCCGCTAACGTCCTCATCATGGCGGGTGGCACAGGCGGGCACGTCTTCCCGGCGCTGGCCTGCGCCCGCGAGTTCGAAGCCCGCGGCTATACCGTCCACTGGCTGGGCACCCCGCGCGGTATTGAAAACGATGTGGTGCCCAAGGCCGGCATTACCCTGCACCACATTCCAGTCACCGGTCTGCGCGGCAAGGGCATGCGCTCCTTGGTGAAGGCGCCTCTGCAACTCAGCGGCGCCCTGATGCAGGCCATAGGTCTCATGCGCCGGCTCAAGCCGATCTGCGTACTGGGCCTGGGCGGCTTTGTCACCGGTCCCGGTGGCCTGGCGGCCAAGCTATGCAATATTCCGCTGGTGATCCACGAGCAGAACGCCCATGCCGGCACCGCCAATCGCCTGCTGGTGCCCTTGGCCGCGCGCGTGTGCGAAGGCTTCGCCGATACCTTCCCGGCCTCCGCCAAACGCCTGTCCACCGGCAATCCGGTGCGCGCCGAACTCTTCGCCCCGGTGACCCGCGCACCGCTGGACGAGCGCGCCGCCAACCTGCTGGTGCTAGGTGGCAGCCTGGGCGCCGAGCCGCTCAACAAGCTGTTGCCCGAGGCGCTGGCCCAGTTGCCCGCTGGTCTGCGGCCCAATGTGCGCCACCAGGCCGGCCGCCAGCATGCCGAGGTGACCGCCGAGCGTTATGCCAATGCCGCGGTGGAGGCCGATGTCCAGCCCTTCATCGCCGACATGGCCGCTGCCTATGCCTGGGCCGATCTGGTGATCTGTCGGGCCGGTGCCCTGACCGTCGCCGAGCTGACGGCCACCGGCCTGCCGGCGCTGCTGATTCCGCTGCCTCACGCCATCGACGACCACCAGACCAGCAACGCCCGCTTCCTGGAGCGTGCCGGTGCCGGTGTGGTGCTGCCCCAACATTCCACCCGCCCGGCGGATCTCGCCGCGCAGCTTACCGAGGTCCTGATGCATCCCGAACGTCTTGCCGACATGGCCGCTAGCAGCCGTGCCCTGGCCAAACCCGATGCGACCCGTGCCGTCGTCGACGCCTGTCTGGAGGTTGCCCGTGGTTAA
- the ftsW gene encoding putative lipid II flippase FtsW: MLSLLRPYPSPLASRHGIDLDFPLLAGCLLLLGLGLVMVTSASSEVAAAQSGNPLYFMYRHLVYLAIGFVACGVVMLIPMATWQRFGFPLLIIAFLLLVAVLVPGIGREVNGSLRWIGFGIFNVQPSEIAKVFVVLYLSGYLVRRQHEVRHTWAGFFKPFIVLLPMAMLLLREPDFGATVVMMGAAGAMLFLGGVGLFRFMLMVALAVLAVFVLVQTQSYRMQRLITFTDPWADQFGSGYQLTQALIAFGRGGWTGLGLGNSIQKQFYLPEAHTDFLFAVLAEELGLIGAMATVGLFLFVCVRGLFIGHWAEQSKQFFSAYVAYGLSMLWIGQFLINIGVNVGLLPTKGLTLPFLSYGGSSLVICCVSMGLLLRIEWERRTLADTEDVEFTEEDFADVR; encoded by the coding sequence ATTCTCAGCCTGCTGCGCCCCTATCCCTCGCCGCTGGCCAGCCGTCATGGCATCGACCTGGACTTCCCGCTGCTGGCCGGCTGTCTGTTGCTGCTCGGCCTTGGCCTGGTGATGGTGACCTCGGCTTCGTCCGAGGTCGCCGCGGCTCAATCCGGCAATCCGCTGTATTTCATGTATCGCCACCTGGTCTACCTGGCCATCGGCTTCGTTGCCTGCGGCGTGGTGATGCTGATCCCCATGGCCACCTGGCAGCGCTTCGGCTTTCCGCTGCTGATCATCGCCTTCCTGCTGCTGGTGGCGGTACTGGTGCCCGGCATCGGTCGCGAGGTGAACGGCTCGTTGCGCTGGATCGGCTTCGGCATCTTCAACGTGCAGCCCTCGGAGATCGCCAAGGTCTTCGTGGTGCTCTATCTGTCAGGTTACCTGGTGCGCCGTCAGCACGAGGTGCGCCATACCTGGGCCGGTTTCTTCAAGCCCTTCATCGTGCTCCTGCCGATGGCCATGCTGCTGCTGCGCGAGCCCGACTTCGGCGCTACCGTGGTGATGATGGGCGCCGCCGGCGCCATGCTGTTCCTCGGCGGTGTCGGCCTGTTCCGCTTCATGCTGATGGTCGCCCTGGCGGTACTGGCGGTGTTCGTCCTGGTGCAGACCCAGTCCTACCGGATGCAGCGCCTGATCACCTTTACCGATCCCTGGGCCGACCAGTTCGGTTCCGGCTACCAGCTGACCCAGGCGCTGATCGCCTTCGGTCGCGGCGGCTGGACCGGTCTGGGCCTGGGTAACAGCATCCAGAAGCAGTTCTATCTGCCCGAAGCCCACACCGACTTCCTCTTCGCCGTGCTGGCCGAAGAGCTGGGGCTGATCGGCGCCATGGCCACCGTCGGCCTGTTCCTCTTCGTCTGCGTCCGTGGCCTGTTCATCGGCCACTGGGCCGAGCAGTCCAAGCAGTTCTTCTCGGCCTATGTGGCCTATGGTCTGTCGATGCTCTGGATCGGTCAGTTTCTGATCAACATCGGGGTGAACGTCGGCCTGCTGCCGACTAAGGGCCTGACATTGCCTTTCCTCAGTTATGGCGGCAGTTCCCTGGTGATCTGCTGCGTGAGCATGGGGCTGTTGCTGCGCATCGAGTGGGAACGGCGAACGCTCGCGGATACCGAGGATGTGGAATTCACCGAGGAGGATTTCGCTGATGTCCGCTAA
- the murD gene encoding UDP-N-acetylmuramoyl-L-alanine--D-glutamate ligase, protein MSLVRFLARRGVPFAVADTREQPPELETLRTQYPGIEVCCGELDVDFLARAAELYVSPGLALETPALQQAAARGVRLSGDIDLFVRHARAPLVAITGSNAKSTVTTLVGDMARRAGKRVAVGGNLGTPALDLLADDVELYVLELSSFQLETCERLDAEVATVLNLSEDHMDRYTGMPAYHQAKHRIFRGARQVVVNRDDALSRPLIGEGVPCLTFGLGRPDFRAFGIREEEGRRYLALAFDNLLDVEELKIRGTHNHSNALAALALGQAAGLPLAPMLEALRAFPGLEHRCQWVGEVAGVSYYNDSKATNVGAALAAVEGLGDDIVGQLVLIAGGDGKGADFSALREPIGRHCRAVVLLGRDAARIAEILPPAVKQVHVATLEEAVRESRSLAQPGDAVLLSPACASLDMFRNFEERGRLFAQAVEGLS, encoded by the coding sequence ATGTCGCTGGTGCGCTTTCTCGCGCGCCGGGGCGTGCCCTTTGCCGTGGCCGACACGCGGGAACAGCCGCCGGAACTGGAGACCCTGAGAACCCAGTACCCCGGGATCGAGGTGTGCTGCGGTGAGCTGGACGTCGACTTCCTCGCCCGGGCTGCCGAGCTCTATGTGAGTCCGGGCCTGGCGCTGGAAACGCCGGCCCTGCAACAGGCCGCTGCCCGTGGCGTGCGGCTGTCCGGCGACATCGATCTCTTCGTGCGCCATGCCCGCGCGCCCCTCGTTGCCATCACCGGTTCCAACGCCAAGAGCACCGTCACCACCCTGGTCGGTGACATGGCCCGGCGCGCCGGCAAGCGCGTCGCCGTGGGTGGCAATCTGGGCACTCCGGCGCTGGATCTGCTGGCCGATGACGTCGAGCTCTATGTGCTGGAGCTGTCGAGCTTCCAGCTGGAGACCTGCGAGCGGCTGGACGCCGAGGTGGCCACGGTGCTCAACCTCAGCGAAGACCACATGGATCGCTATACCGGCATGCCGGCCTATCACCAGGCCAAGCACCGCATCTTCCGGGGCGCCCGCCAGGTGGTGGTCAATCGCGACGATGCGCTGTCGCGGCCACTGATCGGCGAGGGCGTGCCCTGCCTGACCTTTGGCCTGGGGCGTCCGGATTTCCGTGCCTTCGGCATTCGCGAGGAGGAGGGTCGCCGCTATCTGGCGCTGGCCTTCGACAACCTGCTGGATGTCGAGGAACTCAAGATCCGTGGCACTCACAATCACAGTAATGCGCTGGCCGCGCTCGCGCTCGGTCAGGCCGCAGGGTTGCCGCTGGCGCCCATGCTGGAGGCGCTGCGTGCCTTTCCTGGTCTGGAGCACCGCTGCCAGTGGGTGGGTGAGGTCGCAGGCGTCAGCTACTACAACGATTCCAAGGCGACCAATGTCGGCGCTGCCCTGGCGGCCGTCGAAGGCCTGGGCGACGACATCGTCGGCCAACTGGTGCTGATCGCCGGTGGCGATGGCAAGGGCGCCGACTTCAGCGCCTTGCGCGAACCCATCGGTCGCCATTGCCGCGCCGTGGTACTGCTGGGACGCGATGCCGCGCGGATCGCCGAGATACTGCCTCCGGCCGTCAAGCAGGTGCACGTTGCTACGCTGGAGGAAGCCGTGCGCGAAAGCCGCAGCCTGGCCCAGCCAGGCGATGCCGTGCTGTTGTCGCCGGCCTGTGCCAGTCTCGACATGTTCCGCAACTTCGAGGAACGCGGACGGCTGTTCGCCCAGGCCGTGGAGGGCTTGTCATGA
- the mraY gene encoding phospho-N-acetylmuramoyl-pentapeptide-transferase: MLLLLAEFLQQFYKGFAVFQYLSLRGILGVLTALMLSLWLGPWMIRTLQIRQIGQAVRNDGPQSHLSKSGTPTMGGALILTTIGISTLLWADLHNRYVWTVLAVTFLFGAIGWVDDYRKVIEKNSRGLPSRWKYFWQSVFGLGAAIFLYVTAKAPIETTLILPLLKNIEIPLGIFFVVLTYFVIVGSSNAVNLTDGLDGLAIMPTVMVGGALGIFCYLSGNVKFADYLLIPYVEGSGELIVFCGALIGAGLGFLWFNTYPAMVFMGDVGALALGAALGTIAVIVRQEVVLFIMGGVFVMETLSVVIQVASFKLTGKRVFRMAPIHHHFELKGWPEPRVIVRFWIITVILVLFGLATLKLR, translated from the coding sequence ATGCTGCTGCTGTTGGCGGAGTTCCTGCAACAATTCTACAAGGGCTTCGCTGTCTTCCAATACCTCAGCCTGCGCGGCATTCTGGGCGTCCTGACCGCCCTGATGCTGTCGTTGTGGCTCGGCCCCTGGATGATCCGCACCCTGCAGATCCGTCAAATCGGCCAGGCCGTACGCAACGATGGCCCCCAGTCGCACCTGTCCAAATCCGGCACCCCCACCATGGGCGGCGCCCTGATCCTGACCACCATCGGCATCAGCACCCTGCTGTGGGCCGACCTGCACAATCGTTATGTCTGGACCGTGCTGGCCGTGACCTTCCTGTTCGGCGCCATTGGCTGGGTCGATGACTATCGCAAGGTGATCGAAAAGAACTCCCGGGGTCTGCCAAGCCGCTGGAAGTACTTCTGGCAATCGGTGTTCGGCCTGGGGGCGGCGATCTTCCTCTATGTCACGGCCAAGGCGCCCATCGAAACCACGCTGATCCTGCCCCTGCTGAAGAACATCGAAATCCCGCTGGGGATTTTCTTCGTTGTGCTGACCTACTTCGTCATCGTCGGCTCCAGCAACGCGGTCAACCTCACCGACGGTCTCGATGGCCTGGCGATCATGCCCACCGTAATGGTCGGCGGCGCCCTGGGTATCTTTTGCTACCTGTCGGGGAACGTGAAATTCGCCGACTACCTGCTGATTCCCTATGTGGAAGGCTCCGGCGAGTTGATCGTCTTCTGCGGCGCCCTGATCGGGGCGGGCCTGGGCTTTCTCTGGTTCAACACCTATCCGGCCATGGTCTTCATGGGTGACGTCGGTGCCCTGGCACTGGGCGCTGCCCTCGGCACCATCGCCGTGATCGTCCGTCAGGAAGTGGTGCTGTTCATCATGGGCGGCGTCTTCGTCATGGAGACCCTCTCCGTGGTCATCCAGGTCGCCTCCTTCAAGCTGACCGGCAAGCGCGTCTTCCGCATGGCGCCGATCCACCACCATTTCGAATTGAAGGGCTGGCCCGAACCGCGGGTCATCGTGCGCTTCTGGATCATCACCGTGATCCTGGTGCTGTTCGGTCTCGCCACCCTGAAACTGAGGTAA
- a CDS encoding UDP-N-acetylmuramoyl-tripeptide--D-alanyl-D-alanine ligase: protein MLRSFTLTEVAEALTGNLLGADALFDGVGTDSRKAVAGQLFVALAGPRFDGHAYLADVAAQGAAAALVERAVPEVHLPQLVVADTRLALGRLGAFNRDLFQGQIAAVTGSSGKTTVKELLAAILRQQGATLATQGNLNNDLGAPLTLLQLAAEHAFGVIELGASHVGDIAYTVSLTRPDVVIITNAGQAHVGEFGGVDRIVEAKGEIIEGVGEAGTVVLNRDDAAFETWQRRAAGRKILSFGLDARADVRATEVSLDSQGRPSFILHTAQDDARITLQMLGAHNVGNALAAAAAALSLGLDLTIVARGLAAAAPVQGRTLTRTSQRGAQVIDDSYNANPASVKAGIDLLAALPGRRVVVLGDIAELGEWTEQGHREVGEHARGKVDAFYSVGPSMAHAARAYGVEARHFADREQLIEALADEDRAGTTLLIKGSRSAAMDKVVAALCAINTEEKH, encoded by the coding sequence ATGCTTAGATCCTTCACCCTTACCGAAGTGGCCGAGGCCCTGACCGGCAACCTGCTGGGCGCCGATGCCCTGTTCGACGGCGTTGGCACCGACAGCCGCAAGGCCGTGGCCGGGCAGCTGTTCGTCGCCCTGGCCGGGCCACGCTTCGATGGTCATGCCTATCTGGCCGACGTGGCCGCCCAGGGCGCTGCGGCAGCCCTGGTGGAGCGGGCCGTGCCCGAGGTCCATCTACCCCAGTTGGTGGTGGCCGATACTCGCTTGGCGCTGGGTCGCCTGGGTGCCTTCAATCGCGACCTGTTCCAAGGTCAGATTGCCGCCGTGACGGGCTCCAGTGGCAAGACCACGGTCAAGGAACTGCTCGCCGCCATCCTGCGTCAGCAAGGTGCCACCCTGGCTACCCAGGGCAATCTGAACAACGATCTGGGCGCGCCCCTGACCTTGCTGCAACTCGCTGCCGAGCACGCCTTTGGCGTCATCGAATTGGGCGCCTCCCATGTGGGGGACATTGCCTATACCGTGAGCCTGACACGCCCGGATGTCGTTATCATTACCAACGCTGGCCAGGCCCATGTGGGCGAATTCGGCGGTGTCGACCGCATCGTCGAAGCCAAGGGCGAGATCATCGAAGGCGTGGGCGAGGCGGGCACCGTGGTGCTCAACCGTGACGACGCGGCGTTCGAAACCTGGCAGCGCCGCGCGGCCGGTCGCAAGATCCTTTCCTTCGGCCTGGATGCCCGCGCCGACGTCCGCGCCACCGAGGTGAGCCTGGATAGCCAGGGTCGTCCGAGCTTCATCCTGCACACTGCGCAAGACGACGCGCGCATCACCCTGCAGATGCTGGGTGCCCACAACGTCGGCAATGCGCTGGCCGCTGCCGCTGCAGCGCTCAGCCTCGGCCTGGACCTGACCATCGTTGCCCGAGGCCTTGCCGCTGCGGCACCGGTCCAGGGGCGCACCCTGACCCGCACCAGCCAGCGCGGCGCACAGGTCATCGACGACAGCTACAACGCCAACCCCGCTTCGGTGAAAGCCGGGATCGACTTGCTGGCGGCCTTGCCGGGTCGTCGCGTGGTGGTCCTGGGCGATATCGCCGAGTTGGGCGAATGGACCGAACAGGGCCATCGCGAGGTGGGCGAGCATGCCCGCGGCAAGGTGGACGCCTTCTATAGCGTCGGTCCTTCGATGGCCCATGCGGCGCGCGCCTATGGCGTCGAGGCCCGGCATTTCGCCGATCGCGAACAATTGATCGAGGCCCTGGCGGACGAGGACCGGGCCGGAACCACCCTGCTGATCAAGGGATCCCGCAGCGCCGCGATGGACAAGGTCGTCGCCGCGCTCTGCGCTATCAACACCGAGGAGAAACACTGA